The genomic DNA GTCCGCCGGACCGGCGCGGTGGTATTGGGGCCCGTGCCCCTTCCGACCGAGATCAACCGTTACACCGTCCTGCGCAGTCCCCATGTGGACAAGAAGTCGCGTGAGCAATTCGAGATCCGGACGCACAAGCGCCTGGTGGACATCGTCAATCCGAACCAAAGGACCATCGATTCACTGATGAAACTGGACCTGCCGGCCGGCGTTGACGTCGAGATCAAACTGTAAGGGTGGATGAGATGAGCGAGACCGTGAAGACATTGATCGGCAAGAAGATCGGCCAGACCACCCTTTTTGAGGAAAGCGGCAAGGCCACCCACGTGACCGTGCTGGAGGTGGGTCCTTGTGTGGTCATCCAAAAGAAGACCCAGGACAAAGAGGGGTATAACGCCCTTCAATTGGGGTTCGCTGAGAAGAAAGAAAAACACACGACGAAGTCGCTCCAAGGCCACTTCAAAAAGTCCGGGGCCACTCCGAAACGGGTGCTCAAGGAAGTGATCGTGACCGACGCAGCGCCCTTCCAGGTCGGCCAGACTTTGACGGTCGAGAACCTGAAGGAGACGGTCTGGGTGGATGTGACGGGCGTGACCAAAGGGAAGGGTTTTCAGGGTGTGGTTCGTCGCCACGGGTTCCGCGGTGGTCGTAATTCCCACGGCAGCATGTTCCATCGTGCGCCGGGTGGTATCGGCGCCTCTTCCGATCCTTCCCGTGTCTATCCCGGGAGCCGGATGCCGGGCCATATGGGGACCACACAGAACACGGTCTTGAACTTACGGGTCGTGAAGGTGGACTCGGACAACAATCTACTTTTCGTCAAGGGCGCGGTGCCCGGGGCCAACGGCGGGATCATTACGGTCCGCCCAAGCGTAAAAAAATAAAGGTGATCAGGCATGCCTAAAGCGAATCTTTACAATCCAGCGGGTCAATCCACCGGGCAGGTGGACCTTCCCGAGTCCCTTTTCGGGCTCAAGGTCCGTCCCCATCATTTGTGGAGGGGTGTAACCACCCACTTGGCCAACCAACGTTTGGGAACGGTCAAGACCAAGGCCAAGGGCGAGGTTTCCGGGGGCGGCAAGAAGCCCTTCAAACAGAAAGGGACCGGGAACGCCCGCCAAGGGTCCATCCGGGCCGTTCAATTCGTGGGTGGCGGCATCGCCCATGGGCCGAAGCCCCGTGATTATTCCAAGGCGCTCCCTAAGAAGATGCGCCGCCAAGCCTTGGCCGAATCCCTTTCCGACAAGGCCCAACAAGGCAACCTTTTGGTCATTGAGAGCTTGAAGTTCGATGGTCCCAAGACCAAGCAGGCGGCCCTGATGCTCAAAGGCTTGGGTGTCACCGGCAAGAAATGCCTGGTGGTCACCGACCAATCCAACGAGAACACGTCCAAGAGCTTCCGTAATCTCCGCGGGGCGACCCTTTTGTCCCGAGAGAACCTGAACACCTATGAGGTGGTCAGCCACGAGGTGGTCGTTTTGACCCAGGGCACCCTGAAGAAGCTCACCGAGTCCCTTACGACCGCCGCGTCGGGCAAGGAGAAGGTGTCATGAAGAAGATCCAAGAGGTCATCATCCGCCCCTTGATCACGGAGCGCAGCACCCAGTTGCGCGAAAAGGGAAAGTATTCCTTCCAGGTCCATCCGAACGCGACCAAGCAGGAGATCCGTAATGCGGTCGAATCGATCTTCAAGAAAGATAAGGTCGAGGTCTTGAAGGTGAACACGACCAAAGTTCCGGCCAAGCTCCGCCGTTTCGGCCGCTCCCAGTCCAAGGCCTATCGCTGGAAGAAGGCGATCGTCACCCTCAAGCCCGGCCAAAAGCTGGAACTCATGGAAGGGGCATAACCCATGGCCATCAAAGCCTACAAACCAACCTCCGCTGGCCGCCGCGGCATGACGGCCATCGTGGACAAGGACCTGACAAAAAAGGCCCCGGAAAAGTCCCTGATGGAACCCCTCAAGTCCACGGGCGGGCGCAATATGTATGGTCGTATCACTTCGCGCCACCGCGGCGCCGGGCATAAGCGCCAATACCGTGTCATCGATTTTGGCCGGGGGAAGGACGGCATGACCGCCAAGGTCGTCTCCCTCGAATACGATCCGAACCGCACCTCTCGCATTGCTCTCATCCAGTTCCTGGACGGAGAAAAGAAGTACATCCTGGCTCCTGAGGGCTTAAAAGTGGGCGACCAGGTCATCTCCGGGCAGGGCGCCGATGTGAAACCCGGCCACGCCATGAAATTGAAGGATGTCCCCCTCGGTACCATGTTGCACAACATCGAGCTTCGTCCCGGCAAAGGCGGGCAGTTGGTCCGGTCCGCCGGGTCCGTCGCCCAGTTGATGGCCCGGGAAGGGGACTATGCGACCATCAAGCTGCCCTCGGGTGAGATGCGGAAGGTCCATGTGGAATGCATGGCCTCCGTTGGACAGGTCGGGAACCTGGATCACATCAACGTCAGCATCGGCAAGGCCGGCCGCATGCGTTGGATGGGGGAAAGGCCCCAATCCCGCGGTGTGGTGACCCGTCCAGGCGACGGCCATCCGATGGGCGGTGGCGAAGGGAAAACCTCCGGTGGCCGCCATCCGACCACGCCTTGGGGCAAGCCGACCAAGGGTTACAAGACCCGTAAGAACAAGTTCACCGAGAAATACATCGTCACACGCCGTAAATAACCAAAGAGGTCGCCATGAGCCGATCGATGAAAAAAGGTCCCTACCTGGACCAAAAGCTGATGAAGTTGATCCAGAAGATGAACCGCGCCAGTGACAAGAAGGTCATCAAGACCTATGTCCGTCGCTGCACGGTCCATCCGGAGATGGTGGGGCATACCTTCGCCATCCATAACGGGAAGAAATTCATCCCCGTCTTCATCACGGAGAACATGGTCGGTCACAAGCTGGGCGAGTTCGCCCCCACCCGCACTTTCAAGGCCCACGGGGCCGTGAAGACGGAAAAAGCCTCGGCCCTGAAATAGGCGAAAAAAGGAAACGGACATGCAAGCACAAGCGATCTCCCGATTTACCAGCGTGACGCCCCGCAAGGCCCGTCAGGTCGTGGAGTTGATCAAGAAGAAGAACGTTGGGGAGGCCTTGAACATCCTTGCCTTCACCAAGAAGCGGGCGGCCGGTGTCCTGGCGAAGGTGGTCAAGGCGGCGGTCTCCAATGCCGGTCAGAACGGCCGGGTCGACGTGGACAAATGGGTCATCAAATCCATCCAGGTGGATGGTGGCCCTATGAAGCGCAATACGCGCCGTTTCATCCCCCGGGCCATGGGCCGGGCCAGCTTGATCCATAAGCGGACCAGCCACATCCGGGTGATCGTGACGGACGAGACAAAGAACTAGCCAGGGCTAGGGAGGGACTTTTGGGACAAAAAATCAATCCGACGGGTTTACGCGTCGGCATCATCCGGGACTGGGATTCCTTGTGGTTCAACGCGAAGCATAAGATTTATACCCAGACCCTGCTCGAGGATATCGAGATCCGCAAGTTCGTGAAACTGCGCTTAAAACACGCCGGTATCGCCCGGGTGGTCCTGAAGCGCAAAGGGGAAGTGGTCGAGGTCGACATTTTCGCTTCCCGTCCCGGTATTGTCATCGGCAAGAAGGGGTCCGAGGTCGACAAGCTGAAGGAAGAGCTCCAACGCTTCTCGAAAAAAGAGGTGCGGATCAATATCAACGAGGAGAAGCATCCCGAGACCAATGCCCAATTGATCTCCGAGGGTGTGTGTGGACAGTTGGAAAAACGGGTCGCTTTCCGCCGCGCGATGAAAAAGGCCATCCAAGCCGCCCTGGACGGCGGGGCCAAGGGGATCAAGATCATGTGCTCCGGCCGTTTGGCCGGCTCCGAGATCGCCCGAACCGAATGGTACCGTGAAGGCCGGGTGCCCCTGCATACCCTCCGGGCCGATATCGACTTCGGTTTCTCCGAAGCGAGCACCACCTATGGCAAGATCGGCGTGAAGTGCTGGGTGTTCAAGAAAGAGATCTTCGGATCGAAGGATAAACAAGAAGAAGTGGTCCCGGCCAAGGCCAAGCCCCAGGCCCGGGAAAGACGCGGTCCCGAGAGCCGGCCCGCGCCGACCAAGGCTTGATTAAGGAAAGACCATGTTAATGCCCAAACGTGTGAAATACCGCAAGACGATGAAAGGCCGGATGCGAGGCCAGACGAAGAACGGCGCCGAGATGGCTTTCGGCGAGTTCGGCTTGAAATCGATGGATGCTTCTTATGTCACCGATCGCCAGATCGAAGCCGCCCGTGTGGCCATCAACCGCCACATGAAGCGTGTCGGTAAACTTTGGGTCCGGATATTCCCGGACAAGCCGATCACCCGTAAGCCTGCCGAAGTCCGTATGGGCGGTGGGAAAGGCGCTCCGGATCATTGGGCCGCGGTCGTCAAGCCGGGTCGTATCCTTTTTGAGCTGAGCGGTTGCCCTGAGAAAGTGGCCCAAGAGGCTTTTGAATTGGCGGCCCATAAATTGCCGGTGAAGACGCGTTATATTTCCCGCTCCCAGTCCGGAGGTGTGGCATGAAATCGAAAGAGATCAGGGACCTCAACTTGGATCAGATCAAGAGCCAATTGATCTCCAAGGAAGAGGAACTTTTCAATTTGAAGATCCAGCTGGCCACGAAACAGCTGGAGAACCCGATGAAGATCCGGGAGGCCCGCCGCCATGTGGCGCGGCTCAAGACGATCCTTCGTGAAAAAGAAAAAGACAGCAAGGCTTCGTGAGGAGATATCCATGACGTCGCAAGAACAACGGCCAAAAGCCAGGATGAAGACGGCGGTAGTGCTGAGCCGCAAGATGGACAAGACCGCGGTGGTCTCCATTGAGCGTCTCGTGAAACATCCGCTCTACCAAAAATTGGTGCGTCGCAGCAGCCGCTTCAAGGTCCACGACCCCAAGAATGAGACCAAGAAGGGCGATGTGGTCTTGGTGGCCGAGACCCGTCCCATCAGTGCGGACAAGCATTGGCGTTTAGTGAAGATCCTTAAGAAGGCCGTCCAGGTCGAGGAGGCCAAGGTATGATCATGCCTCAGACGGTCTTGAACGTCGCCGACAACAGTGGCGCCACCAAGATCATGTGCATCCACGTGTTGGGCGGGACCCGCCGTCGTTACGCCGCTATCGGCGATATCATCGTGGCCGCCGTCAAGGAAGCCATCCCGGGAGCGGGTGTCAAAAAGAGCGAGGTCGTTCGGGCCGTCATCGTCCGCCAACGCCGTGTGTTCTCGCGGCCGGATGGGTCCAACATCCGTTTCGACGAGAATGCGGCCGTGATCATCAATGACCAAATGAACCCCCGGGGAACGCGCATCTTCGGGCCCGTGACCCGCGAACTGCGCGAGAAGAATTTCATGAAGATCATTTCCCTGGCCCCGGAGGTCCTGTAAACCATGCATGTTCATCGTGAGGATACGGTCCTGATCCTGACCGGGAAG from bacterium includes the following:
- the rpsJ gene encoding 30S ribosomal protein S10; its protein translation is MATATSQKIRIKLKAYDHRLLDRSTVEIIETVRRTGAVVLGPVPLPTEINRYTVLRSPHVDKKSREQFEIRTHKRLVDIVNPNQRTIDSLMKLDLPAGVDVEIKL
- the rplC gene encoding 50S ribosomal protein L3, yielding MSETVKTLIGKKIGQTTLFEESGKATHVTVLEVGPCVVIQKKTQDKEGYNALQLGFAEKKEKHTTKSLQGHFKKSGATPKRVLKEVIVTDAAPFQVGQTLTVENLKETVWVDVTGVTKGKGFQGVVRRHGFRGGRNSHGSMFHRAPGGIGASSDPSRVYPGSRMPGHMGTTQNTVLNLRVVKVDSDNNLLFVKGAVPGANGGIITVRPSVKK
- the rplD gene encoding 50S ribosomal protein L4, with product MPKANLYNPAGQSTGQVDLPESLFGLKVRPHHLWRGVTTHLANQRLGTVKTKAKGEVSGGGKKPFKQKGTGNARQGSIRAVQFVGGGIAHGPKPRDYSKALPKKMRRQALAESLSDKAQQGNLLVIESLKFDGPKTKQAALMLKGLGVTGKKCLVVTDQSNENTSKSFRNLRGATLLSRENLNTYEVVSHEVVVLTQGTLKKLTESLTTAASGKEKVS
- the rplW gene encoding 50S ribosomal protein L23, producing MKKIQEVIIRPLITERSTQLREKGKYSFQVHPNATKQEIRNAVESIFKKDKVEVLKVNTTKVPAKLRRFGRSQSKAYRWKKAIVTLKPGQKLELMEGA
- the rplB gene encoding 50S ribosomal protein L2, with product MAIKAYKPTSAGRRGMTAIVDKDLTKKAPEKSLMEPLKSTGGRNMYGRITSRHRGAGHKRQYRVIDFGRGKDGMTAKVVSLEYDPNRTSRIALIQFLDGEKKYILAPEGLKVGDQVISGQGADVKPGHAMKLKDVPLGTMLHNIELRPGKGGQLVRSAGSVAQLMAREGDYATIKLPSGEMRKVHVECMASVGQVGNLDHINVSIGKAGRMRWMGERPQSRGVVTRPGDGHPMGGGEGKTSGGRHPTTPWGKPTKGYKTRKNKFTEKYIVTRRK
- the rpsS gene encoding 30S ribosomal protein S19 gives rise to the protein MSRSMKKGPYLDQKLMKLIQKMNRASDKKVIKTYVRRCTVHPEMVGHTFAIHNGKKFIPVFITENMVGHKLGEFAPTRTFKAHGAVKTEKASALK
- the rplV gene encoding 50S ribosomal protein L22, which codes for MQAQAISRFTSVTPRKARQVVELIKKKNVGEALNILAFTKKRAAGVLAKVVKAAVSNAGQNGRVDVDKWVIKSIQVDGGPMKRNTRRFIPRAMGRASLIHKRTSHIRVIVTDETKN
- the rpsC gene encoding 30S ribosomal protein S3; its protein translation is MGQKINPTGLRVGIIRDWDSLWFNAKHKIYTQTLLEDIEIRKFVKLRLKHAGIARVVLKRKGEVVEVDIFASRPGIVIGKKGSEVDKLKEELQRFSKKEVRININEEKHPETNAQLISEGVCGQLEKRVAFRRAMKKAIQAALDGGAKGIKIMCSGRLAGSEIARTEWYREGRVPLHTLRADIDFGFSEASTTYGKIGVKCWVFKKEIFGSKDKQEEVVPAKAKPQARERRGPESRPAPTKA
- the rplP gene encoding 50S ribosomal protein L16, which codes for MLMPKRVKYRKTMKGRMRGQTKNGAEMAFGEFGLKSMDASYVTDRQIEAARVAINRHMKRVGKLWVRIFPDKPITRKPAEVRMGGGKGAPDHWAAVVKPGRILFELSGCPEKVAQEAFELAAHKLPVKTRYISRSQSGGVA
- the rpmC gene encoding 50S ribosomal protein L29; translated protein: MKSKEIRDLNLDQIKSQLISKEEELFNLKIQLATKQLENPMKIREARRHVARLKTILREKEKDSKAS
- the rpsQ gene encoding 30S ribosomal protein S17, giving the protein MKTAVVLSRKMDKTAVVSIERLVKHPLYQKLVRRSSRFKVHDPKNETKKGDVVLVAETRPISADKHWRLVKILKKAVQVEEAKV
- the rplN gene encoding 50S ribosomal protein L14; protein product: MIMPQTVLNVADNSGATKIMCIHVLGGTRRRYAAIGDIIVAAVKEAIPGAGVKKSEVVRAVIVRQRRVFSRPDGSNIRFDENAAVIINDQMNPRGTRIFGPVTRELREKNFMKIISLAPEVL